Sequence from the Terriglobales bacterium genome:
TTACAAGAGTTCGCAGGCTTCGTAAAAATTCTACGCTCAACAGCTTAGAGGGCGAATTCTTGCTTGCCTGAGATTGAGTTAACCATCTTATTTTCAATAGGATAATAGAAGCATATACGGTTATGGAAATGGCCCTTCTCGTGCTCATCATACTCTGAGATGTTGAGGACGAATTACCGTCCCCAGGTAAGGTTAAGGAGCCCAGTATGAATCGCACTTTCGTCGCTACATTTGCCGCCTTGATCATGATGTTTTCGGCGGGCTGCGCCACCAAGAATTACGTCTCAAAAGAGACTACCCCTCTCATCAACAAATCCAACGAGCTTGATGAGATCACGGCCCGGAACACGCGCGACATTCGCGATGTAGATACCCGGGCACAAAAAGGGATTTCGGATGTAAACGCCAAGTCCGATGCTGCCAACCAGAAGGCCCTGAGCGCAGGCTCATTGGCCGATCAGGCCCAGCAGACGGCCACCCAGGCAGTCACCGGCGTGAATGCGCTGACCAATACAGTCGCTAATCTCGATAACTATCATCCGGTAACAGAAGCGACCGTTCACTTTGGTTTCAATAAAGCCGATTTGACCAAGAAGGCGAAGGAAGCGCTGGATGAGTTGGCCAACGAAGTTCCTAACACACCGCATTTCATTCTGGAAGTCAGCGGGAACACGGATTCGGTTGGCGGCGCCGACTACAACTATGAACTCAGCCAGCGTCGTGCCTTTGCCGTGATCCAGTATATGGCGCAGGAGCACAATATCCCGGCGCACAAGTTCTACATTGTTGGATTAGGCAAAGATAAACCGGCTGCTCCTAACAGCTCAGCTTCAGGACGGCAGGAAAACCGGCGCGTGGATGTCCGGCTGATGACGAACACAACCGATACGCCCGCTGCAGCGCAAAACAGCACTCCTGCTCCTGAGCAAACGACAGAAGCTACGCAGCCGAAATAAATATTTTGTTGAGTGTCCTCTTTGTCCCCCTTGGAGGACCTTGTTCAGCCGCCTCGACGGAAACCGAGGCGGCTTTTTTGTTAGCAATCAGGAGTCAGCGGTCAGCACTCAGTTAAACAGATATGAACCGCGGAGACGCAGAGGCGCGGAGGAGCTGAGGTAATGGTAAGTGAGAAGTTCGAAGTAAGAAGTATGAGGTTCTTACTTCCAATTTTCCACTTCCTACAATGGTCCAATGAATCAATTTCCTCTGCGTCTCCGCGCCTCCGCGGTTAAATTTCTTTGGCTGAGTACTGACAGCTACTTTTCGCGTTCCACGACAAAATCCGGGGCCCAGAGCAGGGCGCGCTTGATTTCCGAATCGGGAAAACTGCAGATGGATTTGCGGGCGGCTTCGGAATATTCCTGGGCGCGGGCCATGGCGACCTCGACCGAGCCATAGCGCTGCAGCATGGCAAGAATCTGCTCGTGGCGCACAGTGATGAAAGCCCGCTCACGCAATACGGTTTCCACGAGTTTGCGCTCTTCCGGGGTGCAGCGCTCCAGGGCATGCACTACTGCCATGGTTACTTTACCTTCGCGCAAATCGCTGGCCACGGGCTTGCCCAGGACTTCCTCAGAGGCGGTCAGGTCCAGTACATCATCCACAATCTGGAAGGCCATGCCGAGGCTGCGTCCGTATTCGCCGACGCGGCGTTCCTCATCTTCTGTGGCGCCTGCCAGGATCGCGCCCATGCGCATGCAAACTGCGAACAGGCACGCCGTCTTGCGATAGATCAGGTCGAAGTGCTCTTCCTGGGTGATGCATTTTCCCAGCTTCTCAATCTGGAGCAGCTCGCCTTCCACCATCTGCTGGGTCAAGTCAATCAGCACATCGAGGATGCGGAAGTTGCGCTCCTGTACTGCGATCTTAAAGGCCTGCATGTAGAGCCAGTCGCCGGCGAGCACGCACTTGGAGTTCCCCCATTGCGTGTTTGCCGCTGGACGTCCGCGCCGCGTCTGGGCTTCATCAATGATGTCGTCGTGGAC
This genomic interval carries:
- a CDS encoding OmpA family protein gives rise to the protein MNRTFVATFAALIMMFSAGCATKNYVSKETTPLINKSNELDEITARNTRDIRDVDTRAQKGISDVNAKSDAANQKALSAGSLADQAQQTATQAVTGVNALTNTVANLDNYHPVTEATVHFGFNKADLTKKAKEALDELANEVPNTPHFILEVSGNTDSVGGADYNYELSQRRAFAVIQYMAQEHNIPAHKFYIVGLGKDKPAAPNSSASGRQENRRVDVRLMTNTTDTPAAAQNSTPAPEQTTEATQPK
- a CDS encoding polyprenyl synthetase family protein — translated: MSTPATISQKEFFDLLREDLSAIEREFGRDTVSNVGAITEIGEYLREGGGKRIRPALLLLAAKLFGYNGRGAVRLGAVVEIIHTATLVHDDIIDEAQTRRGRPAANTQWGNSKCVLAGDWLYMQAFKIAVQERNFRILDVLIDLTQQMVEGELLQIEKLGKCITQEEHFDLIYRKTACLFAVCMRMGAILAGATEDEERRVGEYGRSLGMAFQIVDDVLDLTASEEVLGKPVASDLREGKVTMAVVHALERCTPEERKLVETVLRERAFITVRHEQILAMLQRYGSVEVAMARAQEYSEAARKSICSFPDSEIKRALLWAPDFVVEREK